In a single window of the bacterium genome:
- the hypE gene encoding hydrogenase expression/formation protein HypE — protein MLHDETILLDHGEGGAATARLVEQLFFQHFGSSGVPEDATILPGAERIAITTDSFVVRPVEFPGGDIGKLSVCGTVNDLVVMGAIPQYLTAGFLLEEGLEIALLDRIVASMSKTAQAAGVRIVAGDTKVVGKGDADRIFINTTGIGFVPEQRLLSSASCQPGDVILISGSIGEHGIAVMVARESFGISGDLVSDCQPLHDLAEALLDAVPTVRCMRDPTRGGVATTLLEIATASKVGMELREEYLPIRRPVQSACDLLGLDPLYVACEGRFLAVVPPEAAERALQALRNHPKGAGAQIIGEVVDFPKKLLLKTRAGGKRPLIALEGAQLPRIC, from the coding sequence ATGTTGCATGATGAAACCATTCTGCTCGATCACGGCGAAGGCGGCGCGGCAACTGCGCGGCTGGTCGAACAGCTCTTCTTCCAACATTTCGGTTCGAGTGGCGTACCGGAGGATGCAACAATTCTACCGGGAGCCGAGCGTATTGCAATAACGACCGATTCGTTTGTCGTGCGTCCCGTCGAATTCCCCGGTGGCGATATTGGAAAGTTATCGGTGTGCGGTACGGTAAACGATCTGGTGGTCATGGGCGCCATTCCCCAATATCTGACGGCGGGTTTTTTACTCGAAGAAGGATTGGAAATCGCATTACTCGACCGGATAGTAGCTTCGATGTCGAAAACGGCACAAGCAGCGGGTGTACGCATCGTTGCCGGCGATACGAAAGTCGTCGGAAAAGGGGACGCCGACCGAATTTTTATTAATACAACCGGAATCGGATTTGTTCCTGAACAGCGGCTTCTTAGCAGCGCGAGCTGCCAGCCGGGCGATGTGATTCTCATTAGCGGATCGATTGGCGAACATGGCATTGCGGTGATGGTCGCACGGGAGAGTTTTGGTATTTCCGGCGATTTGGTTAGCGATTGTCAACCGCTGCACGACCTTGCAGAAGCGTTACTGGATGCAGTTCCTACCGTTCGTTGTATGCGCGATCCAACCCGCGGCGGCGTTGCTACGACTCTGTTGGAAATCGCAACCGCTTCCAAGGTTGGCATGGAATTGCGGGAAGAATACTTACCTATCAGACGACCGGTACAATCGGCATGCGATTTGTTGGGACTCGATCCGTTGTATGTCGCCTGCGAAGGACGGTTTCTGGCAGTCGTACCGCCGGAAGCCGCCGAGCGGGCATTACAAGCGTTACGCAATCATCCGAAAGGTGCGGGAGCCCAGATTATCGGCGAAGTCGTCGATTTTCCAAAGAAGCTGTTATTGAAAACCCGCGCGGGCGGCAAACGTCCGCTAATCGCACTCGAAGGCGCTCAACTTCCGAGGATTTGCTGA
- the hypA gene encoding hydrogenase maturation nickel metallochaperone HypA: MHEAALAQYVIEQLDKKVQSGTLPDAIIKVYLKVGKLTAVVPDNLSFMFSVLREDTTLRNAELLIEEVPITGCCKSCQQEFSIDEMYFFCPSCTSPEVEILTGRELFIDGVEVNDGTNDNKN, from the coding sequence ATGCACGAAGCCGCTTTAGCACAGTATGTTATCGAACAACTGGATAAAAAAGTGCAATCGGGTACGCTGCCCGACGCCATTATCAAAGTCTATTTGAAAGTAGGAAAATTGACGGCGGTAGTACCGGACAACCTCTCGTTTATGTTCAGCGTTTTGCGGGAAGACACGACATTGCGCAACGCCGAACTACTGATCGAAGAAGTCCCAATCACCGGCTGTTGCAAATCCTGTCAGCAAGAATTTTCGATTGATGAAATGTATTTTTTCTGTCCTTCATGTACATCTCCCGAAGTAGAAATTCTCACGGGACGGGAGTTGTTCATCGATGGAGTCGAGGTGAATGATGGAACAAACGACAACAAAAATTAG
- the hypB gene encoding hydrogenase nickel incorporation protein HypB has product MMEQTTTKISVVSKILDANERVAAENRHRFAHANVLAINLISSPGSGKTTLLETTIPKLMAKGLKVGVIAADIATTADAERIAAHGIRVIQITTDAFGGACHLEAPTVRQALDQFELHGLDILFIENVGNLVCPAEFDIGEALRVVMLSITEGEDKPLKYPLAFRVADCALISKIDLAPHLRFSMEKLRNCITQVNPKLPQFEISSHSEAGYEPWLNWLVQMHECKSELLNHTHDEEGLGKGHTHSHGHSHGHSH; this is encoded by the coding sequence ATGATGGAACAAACGACAACAAAAATTAGCGTCGTATCGAAGATACTGGACGCCAACGAACGAGTCGCCGCCGAAAACCGGCACCGCTTCGCTCATGCGAATGTCTTGGCAATCAATCTCATCAGCAGTCCCGGATCGGGAAAAACGACGTTATTGGAAACCACGATTCCAAAACTGATGGCGAAAGGGTTGAAAGTCGGAGTCATCGCCGCAGATATCGCTACGACTGCCGATGCGGAGCGGATCGCCGCCCATGGGATTCGGGTGATTCAGATTACGACCGACGCCTTTGGCGGGGCGTGTCATTTGGAAGCGCCGACCGTCCGCCAAGCGCTCGATCAATTCGAGTTACACGGATTGGATATTCTCTTTATCGAGAATGTCGGGAATCTGGTTTGTCCGGCAGAGTTCGATATTGGCGAAGCGTTGCGTGTGGTTATGCTTTCGATTACCGAAGGGGAAGACAAACCGCTAAAGTACCCGTTAGCGTTCCGGGTGGCGGATTGCGCGTTGATCAGTAAAATCGACTTAGCGCCACATCTACGGTTTTCGATGGAGAAACTTCGCAACTGTATCACCCAAGTGAATCCGAAATTACCGCAGTTTGAAATCTCCTCACACTCGGAAGCGGGATATGAGCCGTGGCTTAACTGGCTGGTGCAGATGCATGAGTGCAAGAGCGAACTGCTCAACCACACCCATGACGAAGAAGGACTGGGGAAAGGTCACACCCACTCCCACGGACATAGCCACGGACACAGCCACTAA
- a CDS encoding fibronectin type III domain-containing protein — translation DPGPTHGSEIIFRESDSVSVSFAVPVATQSPGFHVLGIRVNDRAGNWSLPTTRPLWIEHLPSTTVSGAEWFLDTDPGAVAANTVIVTPADSVGMQFIASLPNVGPGMHVFGFRVRAQNNKWSLPVYRPFWLEQLASQNITRVEYSFDSLASPGFGTPLPIITGDSVGASVTVPLTSMSYGFHQVWIRVKDQSEKWSHPISRCFWNGNYNQTTPNITRAEYFLDNDPGIGNATSVAIANADSVHANFLLSLTGVSLGNHSLFVRVRDENGKWSQPAFSGFVIPQPPGSPSLLTIQYLNPGALLSWTPPENQVAGYRIYRSVNGYFNPPETGTLVGSVSGTTTTFIDTGVTGRCFYRVTAIDGLTTSQRREPNAVSTTK, via the coding sequence TCGATCCCGGTCCAACCCACGGGAGTGAGATTATCTTCCGGGAATCTGATTCGGTTTCGGTGAGCTTCGCGGTGCCAGTTGCTACCCAGAGTCCCGGTTTCCATGTACTTGGTATCCGGGTTAATGATCGCGCAGGTAACTGGTCGTTACCGACGACGCGACCACTTTGGATCGAGCATCTGCCATCGACAACGGTTTCCGGGGCGGAGTGGTTTCTTGATACCGATCCGGGAGCTGTCGCGGCAAATACCGTAATTGTTACCCCTGCCGATTCGGTGGGTATGCAGTTTATTGCATCGTTACCGAATGTTGGACCAGGGATGCATGTCTTTGGGTTTCGGGTACGGGCGCAGAATAATAAATGGTCGCTCCCGGTTTACCGGCCATTTTGGTTAGAACAACTGGCATCACAAAACATCACTCGTGTCGAATACAGTTTCGACTCACTCGCTAGCCCCGGTTTTGGCACACCACTTCCGATAATCACTGGCGATTCGGTGGGAGCATCGGTAACGGTACCGCTAACATCGATGTCTTATGGGTTTCATCAGGTTTGGATTCGGGTGAAAGATCAGTCAGAGAAATGGTCGCACCCGATTTCGCGGTGTTTTTGGAACGGAAATTACAACCAAACGACACCGAATATCACTCGTGCCGAATATTTCCTCGATAACGATCCGGGGATTGGAAACGCCACTTCAGTTGCCATTGCCAATGCCGATTCGGTACATGCGAATTTCCTGCTATCGTTAACCGGTGTTTCGCTGGGAAATCACTCGTTGTTTGTGCGGGTTCGTGATGAAAATGGGAAATGGAGTCAACCGGCATTTTCCGGCTTTGTGATCCCTCAACCACCGGGTTCGCCATCCCTGCTAACAATTCAGTATCTGAATCCCGGAGCGTTGTTAAGCTGGACACCGCCGGAAAATCAAGTAGCCGGCTACCGGATTTATCGAAGCGTGAACGGATACTTCAATCCCCCGGAAACCGGAACACTGGTAGGCTCGGTTAGTGGAACGACGACTACTTTTATCGATACGGGTGTGACCGGGCGTTGTTTCTACCGAGTAACTGCAATCGATGGATTGACAACATCGCAACGCCGGGAGCCGAACGCTGTGAGCACAACTAAGTAA
- a CDS encoding methyltransferase domain-containing protein codes for MFSRAEYRSATALLKNAIQEKANCNILHVACGVKSLELAGVNAAAMILLDRSHAMLRHAALRNPQATLLCADTSALPFQNETFDGIVAIGISEYIGEPLAWLLELKRCLRPGGALILSIAPDHWRNRIRKLWNRELWLREQKEWFEYFRQSGFQVVETSELLLQVQFRCT; via the coding sequence ATGTTTAGCCGCGCCGAATACCGCTCCGCAACCGCTCTGCTCAAAAATGCAATCCAAGAAAAAGCCAATTGCAATATTCTTCATGTTGCGTGTGGGGTGAAATCCCTGGAACTCGCCGGGGTGAATGCAGCAGCGATGATACTGCTTGATCGTTCCCATGCGATGCTCCGACACGCAGCGTTACGGAATCCGCAAGCGACCTTGCTATGTGCCGATACTTCTGCATTACCGTTTCAGAATGAAACATTCGATGGCATTGTAGCAATTGGAATCAGCGAGTACATCGGCGAGCCGTTGGCATGGCTGCTTGAGTTGAAACGGTGTCTTCGACCGGGCGGAGCGCTCATTCTGTCTATCGCGCCGGATCATTGGCGTAACCGTATACGTAAGTTGTGGAATCGGGAATTGTGGTTGAGAGAGCAAAAGGAATGGTTTGAGTACTTCCGACAAAGTGGTTTCCAAGTGGTAGAAACAAGTGAACTGTTGTTACAGGTGCAGTTTAGATGTACCTGA